A section of the Mangifera indica cultivar Alphonso chromosome 12, CATAS_Mindica_2.1, whole genome shotgun sequence genome encodes:
- the LOC123192225 gene encoding nudix hydrolase 16, mitochondrial-like: MSDLVARTGRHQQRYDQGCRLIAGCIPFRYRNAECGNDDSEEIVEVLMINSASGPGLLFPKGGWENDETVQEAAEREAVEEAGVRGRLMEFLGHYHFRSKTQEDEFCPEGLCKAAMFALLVTEELKSWPEQSTRTRSWLTIPVAIENCRHPWMREALEDGFCKWHANKMNDANG, from the exons ATGTCTGATTTGGTCGCCCGTACTGGTCGCCATCAGCAACGTTACGACCAGGGGTGTCGTCTTATCGCCGG GTGTATCCCATTTAGGTATAGAAATGCTGAGTGTGGCAATGATGATTCCGAGGAAATTGTTGAGGTGCTTATGATTAACTCAGCTAGTGGACCCGGTCTCTTGTTTCCAAAG GGAGGCTGGGAGAATGATGAAACAGTTCAGGAGGCTGCAGAAAGGGAAGCTGTTGAAGAAGCTGGAGTTCGAGGGCGACTAATG GAATTTCTTGGGCATTATCACTTTCGGAGTAAAACACAAGAAGATGAATTTTGCCCAGAAGGTTTATGTAAAGCTGCAATGTTTGCTTTGCTGGTGACAGAGGAGCTCAAGTCATGGCCAGAGCAAAGCACACGGACAAGAAGTTGGCTTACTATACCTGTAGCCATTGAGAATTGCCGGCATCCATGGATGAGAGAAGCTCTCGAGGATGGGTTCTGCAAGTGGCATGCGAACAAGATGAACGATGCAAATGGATGA
- the LOC123230372 gene encoding E3 ubiquitin-protein ligase KEG-like, with protein MNMKVPCCSVCQTRYNEKERVPLLLQCGHGFCKECLSRMFSASADTTLSCPRCRQLSVVGNSVNALRKNFAVLALILSAANHDHRIAHPNFDSDLTSDDDDDDHDDGGGDKDSRNHYCNNNIHFDGNYDDCDVAASGRSGQGFQASSSGACWPVIEVGVHQEVKLVRKISEGRRAGVELWAGWVGVAHGKCRHRVAVKKVVVGEEMEVDWVVGQLENLRRASMWCRNVCTFHGVLRMEGCLGLVTDKCSGSVESAMKGNEGRLTLEQILRYGADIARGVTELHAAGIVCMNLKPSNLLLDVNGRAVVSDYGLASILKKPACRKARPECDSSRIHSCMECTMLSPHYTAPEAWEPVKKSLNLFWDDAIGISPESDAWSFGCTLVEMCTGSIPWAGLSAEEIYRAVVKTRKLPPQYASIVGVGIPRELWKMIGECLQFKASKRPTFNAMLAIFLRHLQELPRSPPASPDVGLTNCSGSNVTESSPPCDLEIFQDNPTHLHRLVSEGDVSGVKDLLSKNASGNSSCSMYSLLEAQNADGQTALHLACRRGSSDLVEAILEYTEANVDVLDKDGDPPLVFALAAGSPECVYALLKRGANVRSRFRGGFGPSVAHVCAYHGQPDCMRELLLAGADPNAVDDEGESVLHRAVAKKYTECALVILENGGYRSMAVLNSKDLTPLHLCVATWNVMVVKRWVEVASPEEIAEAIDIPSSVGTALCMAAALKKDHEIEGRELVRILLAAGADPTAQDAQNRTALHIAAMANDVELVKIILDAGVDVNIRNVHNTIPLHVALARGARLCVGLLLSAGADCNLQDDEGDNAFHIAADAAKMIRENLEWLILMLSNPEAAVEARNHSGKTLRDFLEALPREWISEDLMEALMNRGVHLSPTIFEVGDWIKFKRNVTTPTHGWQGAKPRSVGFVQSVIDKDNLMVSFCSGEARVLANEVIKLIPLDRGQHVQLKPDVKEPRFGWRGQSRDSIGTVLCVDDDGILRVGFPGASRGWKADPAEMERVEEFKVGDWVRIRPTLTTAKHGLGSVTPGSIGIVYCVRPDSSLLLELSYLPNPWHCEPEEVEPVAPFRIGDRVCVKRSVAEPRYAWGGETHHSVGRISEIENDGLLIIEIPNRPIPWQADPSDMEKVEDFKVGDWVRVKASVSSPIYGWDDITRNSIGIVHSLEDDGDIGVAFCFRSKPFSCSITDLEKVPAFEVGQEIHVVPSVTQPRLGWSNETPATVGKIDRIDMDGALNVRVTGRLSLWRVSPGDAERLSGFEVGDWVRSKPSLGTRPSYDWNTIGKESLAVVHSVQETGYLELACCFRKGKWITHYTDVEKVPPFKVGQHVRFRTGLGEPRWGWRGAQPDSHGIITSVHADGEVRVAFFGLPGLWRGDPVDLEIEQTFEVEEWVRVRETANQWKSVGPGNIGIVQGIGYQEDDWDGSTFVGFCGEQERWVGPTAHLERVQRLMIGQRVSVKLCVKHPRFGWSGHSHASIGTISAIDADGKLRIYTPAGSKTWMLDPAEVEVVEEEEIKIGDWVKVKASVTTPTYQWGEVTHTSIGVVHRMENGELWVAFCFMERLWICKAWEMERFRPFNVGDKVRIREGLVTPRWGWGMETHASRGQVVGVDANGKLRIRFQWREGRPWIGDPADIVLDESSFDRTGAS; from the exons ATGAACATGAAAGTCCCTTGTTGTTCTGTCTGCCAAACACGGTACAACGAGAAAGAGAGGGTCCCACTCCTCCTCCAATGCGGCCACGGCTTCTGTAAGGAGTGTCTTTCTAGAATGTTTTCCGCCTCCGCCGACACCACCCTCTCCTGCCCCCGTTGCCGCCAGCTCTCCGTCGTCGGCAACTCCGTCAACGCGCTTCGAAAGAACTTCGCCGTCCTCGCTCTCATCCTCTCCGCCGCCAACCACGACCACCGTATTGCCCACCCCAATTTCGACAGCGACCTGACCTCCGATGATGACGACGACGACCACGATGATGGTGGTGGCGACAAAGATAGTCGTAATCATTATTGTAACAacaatattcattttgatgggAACTATGACGACTGTGATGTGGCGGCCTCGGGACGGAGCGGGCAAGGGTTTCAGGCGTCAAGTTCGGGGGCGTGCTGGCCGGTGATCGAGGTTGGGGTGCATCAGGAGGTGAAATTGGTGAGGAAAATAAGTGAAGGGAGGAGGGCAGGGGTGGAGTTGTGGGCTGGGTGGGTCGGTGTGGCTCATGGGAAGTGTAGGCATAGAGTGGCGGTGAAGAAAGTGGTGGTGGGGGAAGAAATGGAGGTGGATTGGGTAGTTGGGCAGCTGGAAAATCTGAGGAGAGCGTCTATGTGGTGTAGAAATGTTTGTACTTTTCATGGGGTCTTAAGGATGGAAGGGTGTTTGGGCCTAGTGACGGATAAGTGTAGTGGGTCTGTTGAGTCTGCAATGAAGGGGAATGAAGGGAGGCTTACCTTAGAgcaaattttaag ATATGGAGCTGATATTGCACGAGGTGTCACTGAACTGCATGCAGCTGGTATTGTTTGTATGAATCTGAAACCATCTAATCTTCTCTTAGATGTAAATGGTCGAGCTGTGGTTTCTGACTATGGACTTGCTTCCATTCTCAAGAAACCTGCTTGTCGGAAAGCTCGGCCAGAGTGTGATTCCTCTAGGATCCATTCATGCATGGAGTGTACAATGCTCAGTCCACACTATACAGCTCCTGAGGCATGGGAGCCCGTAAAAAagtctttaaatttgttttgggATGATGCAATAGGTATATCACCAGAATCAGATGCTTGGAGTTTTGGTTGCACATTGGTGGAGATGTGCACAGGTTCCATCCC GTGGGCTGGCTTAAGTGCTGAGGAAATTTATCGGGCTGTTGTAAAAACACGAAAATTACCCCCACAGTATGCAAGCATAGTAGGTGTTGGAATACCCAGGGAATTGTGGAAGATGATCGGTGAGTGCCTGCAGTTCAAGGCATCAAAAAGGCCAACTTTCAATGCAATGTTAGCAATATTTCTCCGCCATTTGCAAGAGCTTCCGCGGAGTCCTCCTGCAAGTCCTGATGT TGGCCTTACCAACTGTTCTGGATCAAATGTGACAGAGTCATCTCCTCCTTGTGATTTGGAGATTTTTCAGGACAATCCCACCCATCTACATCGACTTGTCTCTGAAGGGGATGTCAGCGGTGTTAA AGATCTGCTCTCAAAGAATGCATCAGGAAATTCGAGCTGCTCTATGTATTCACTTTTGGAAGCACAAAATGCTGATGGCCAAACTGCCCTTCACTTGGCTTGTAGACGTGGTAGCTCTGATTTGGTTGAGGCTATACTGGAGTACACAGAGGCAAACGTGGATGTATTGGATAAAGATGGTGATCCCCCACTTGTTTTTGCTTTAGCAGCTGGATCCCCAGAATGTGTTTATGCTCTTCTCAAAAGAGGTGCTAATGTGAGATCTCGATTTCGCGGAGGCTTTGGCCCATCTGTTGCTCATGTTTGTGCCTACCATGGTCAACCTGATTGCATGCGG GAGTTGTTGTTGGCTGGAGCTGATCCCAATGCGGTAGATGATGAGGGTGAATCTGTACTTCACAGAGCTGTTGCCAAGAAATATACAGAGTGTGCCCTTGTTATACTGGAAAATGGCGGTTACAGATCAATGGCTGTTCTAAACTCAAAAGATTTGAC ACCGTTGCATTTGTGTGTAGCAACATGGAATGTAATGGTTGTTAAAAGGTGGGTTGAAGTTGCTTCTCCAGAAGAAATTGCTGAGGCCATTGACATTCCTAGCTCGGTTGGCACTGCACTATGTATGGCAGCTGCTTTGAAGAAAGATCATGAAATTG AGGGGAGAGAGTTGGTGCGAATATTGCTTGCTGCTGGAGCTGATCCAACTGCCCAAGATGCCCAGAATCGGACAGCATTGCATATTGCTGCTATGGCTAATGATGTTGAGCTGGTCAAA ATTATTCTCGATGCTGGAGTGGATGTGAACATCCGGAACGTGCATAATACAATACCCCTCCATGTAGCATTGGCTAGAGGCGCAAGGTTGTGTGTCGGGTTGCTCTTATCTGCTGGGGCTGATTGTAATTTGCAG GACGATGAAGGTGATAATGCTTTCCACATAGCAGCGGATGCAGCAAAAATGATACGTGAAAACCTTGAATGGCTCATTCTTATGCTTAGTAATCCAGAAGCTGCTGTTGAAGCTAGGAACCACAG CGGTAAAACATTGCGTGACTTTTTGGAGGCCCTTCCCCGGGAATGGATTTCTGAAGATCTAATGGAGGCACTAATGAATAGGGGAGTTCATCTTTCACCTACAAT TTTTGAAGTGGGGGATTGGATTAAGTTTAAAAGAAATGTTACAACTCCCACCCACGGGTGGCAAGGTGCAAAGCCTAGAAGTGTTGGCTTTGTGCAAAGTGTCATTGACAAAGACAATCTTATGGTATCATTTTGTTCTGGAGAGGCTCGTGTTTTGGCAAATGAAGTTATAAAGTTGATTCCACTGGACAGGGGACAGCATGTCCAACTAAAACCAGATGTCAAAGAACCAAG GTTTGGTTGGCGTGGCCAATCTCGTGACAGTATTGGAACTGTGTTGTGTGTTGATGATGATGGCATCCTGCGTGTTGGATTTCCTGGGGCATCCAGAGGATGGAAAGCTGATCCTGCAGAGATGGAAAGGGTTGAAGAGTTTAAGGTTGGAGATTGGGTTCGTATACGTCCAACACTCACTACAGCGAAGCATGGATTAGGATCTGTAACCCCAGGAAGCATTGGTATAGTGTACTGTGTGAGACCAGATAGTAGTCTGTTGTTAGAATTGAGCTATCTTCCAAATCCATGGCATTGTGAACCAGAAGAGGTGGAGCCAGTTGCCCCTTTTAGG aTTGGTGACAGAGTATGCGTGAAGCGATCTGTTGCAGAGCCTAGATATGCCTGGGGCGGTGAGACCCATCACAGTGTTGGAAGGATTAGTGAGATAGAGAATGATGGTCTGCTGATAATTGAAATTCCAAATCGACCAATACCGTGGCAGGCTGATCCTTCTGACATGGAGAAGGTTGAGGATTTCAAG GTTGGGGATTGGGTAAGAGTAAAAGCATCTGTATCTTCCCCCATATATGGATGGGATGACATAACACGTAACAGCATTGGAATAGTTCATAGCTTGGAGGATGATGGTGATATTGGTGTTGCTTTCTGCTTCAGGAGCAAGCCTTTTAGTTGCTCAATAACAGATTTGGAGAAAGTACCTGCTTTTGAAGTTGGACAAGAGATTCATGTTGTGCCATCTGTCACTCAGCCCCGGCTTGGATGGTCAAATGAAACTCCTGCAACTGTTGGGAAAATTGACAGGATTGACATGGATGGAGCTTTAAAT GTAAGAGTTACTGGCAGGCTCAGCTTGTGGAGAGTTTCTCCTGGAGATGCTGAACGGCTTTCAGGATTTGAAGTTGGTGATTGGGTACGTTCAAAACCAAGCCTAGGTACTAGACCAAGTTATGATTGGAACACTATAGGGAAGGAAAGTTTAGCTGTTGTGCATAGTGTTCAAGAAACTGGTTATCTAGAGTTGGCTTGCTGTTTTCGTAAAGGGAAGTGGATTACTCATTACACAGATGTTGAGAAGGTTCCACCCTTCAAAGTTGGGCAGCATGTCCGATTTCGAACTGGATTGGGTGAGCCAAGGTGGGGTTGGAGAGGGGCTCAACCAGACTCACATGGGATTATTACCAGTGTTCATGCTGATGGAGAAGTAAGAGTAGCCTTCTTTGGTTTGCCAGGGTTGTGGAGAGGAGATCCTGTTGATCTTGAAATAGAGCAGACATTTGAAGTCGAAGAATGGGTGAGAGTGAGAGAAACTGCCAATCAGTGGAAATCTGTCGGACCTGGTAATATTGGTATTGTACAAGGAATTGGGTATCAAGAAGATGATTGGGATGGAAGCACTTTTGTTGGATTCTGTGGAGAGCAAGAAAGGTGGGTGGGCCCCACAGCCCATCTTGAAAGAGTGCAGAGGTTGATGATTGGGCAAAGGGTAAGCGTTAAACTCTGTGTGAAACACCCAAGATTTGGATGGTCAGGCCATAGTCATGCTAGCATTGGCACAATATCTGCAATTGATGCTGACGGCAAGCTGAGAATATATACTCCAGCAGGCTCCAAAACTTGGATGCTTGATCCAGCAGAGGTGGAGGTGGTAGAGGAAGAGGAAATCAAAATTGGAGATTGGGTTAAAGTTAAAGCATCTGTTACAACCCCCACTTACCAATGGGGGGAGGTAACTCATACAAGCATTGGAGTGGTGCATCGAATGGAAAATGGGGAACTATGGGTGGCGTTCTGCTTCATGGAGAGACTGTGGATCTGCAAAGCATGGGAAATGGAACGGTTTCGGCCATTCAATGTGGGGGACAAAGTGCGGATAAGAGAAGGGTTAGTGACTCCGCGATGGGGTTGGGGAATGGAGACTCATGCAAGCAGGGGACAGGTGGTTGGGGTAGATGCAAATGGTAAGTTAAGGATTAGGTTTCAGTGGAGGGAAGGGAGACCATGGATTGGTGATCCAGCTGATATTGTTCTTGATGAAAGCTCATTTGATAGGACAGGCGCTTCATGA